GACGTTACACTCATCTCCCTGACCCGTCCGGGTTCAACCCTTGCCGGGGTATCTGAAATAGTCCTTGATGTATCGGTGACTGAGGAGGCATGTCCAATGGGGATTGTACCGACTGCTTCCACAACCGCCGCCCTTGCCATGGGAGATGCACTTGCCGTTGCCCTCTTACTCAGACGTGGATTCAAGGAGGAGGACTTTGCGGTATTTCACCCCAACGGCTCACTTGGCAAGAAACTCCTCGTGAAGGTGGAGGACCTGATGCATACCGGAGATGCCGTTCCTGTTGTTGATTCTGAAGCGGTTATGACCGATGTCACCGTAGAGATGTCCTCAAAGAGGCTCGGGATGACCATTGTCTGCGACGGCAGCGGCAGGATAGCCGGGGTTATCACGGATGGTGACCTGAGGAGGGGCATACAGAAGTGGGGAGAGGGATTCTTTAAGATGAAGGCAGGCGAGGTGATGACGAAGGGTCCGAGGGTAATAGACAGGGGGTCTCTGGCGGCAAAGGCGCTGTCGGTTATGGAAACCCACTCCATCACCGCTTTGATAATACCCGACATTGAGGACCGGCCGATGGGTATTATACACCTCCATGATATACTAAAGAAGGGTATTGTATGAATTCAATATGTATTATAAGATCCGGAGAAAGAGATGGGGAAAGTAAATAACAGGGGTTATTTTGGTGATTACGGCGGGAGATTTGCACCTGAAACGCTGATTCCCGCCCTTGAGGAACTGGAAGAGGCCTTCAAAAAGATCAAAAGGGACAGGGAGTTTCAACGGGAATTCAGGAGTCTTCTTTCCGATTATGTCGGACGGCCTACGCCTCTTTATTTTGCAAAAAGGCTGACGGAACATCTGGGCGGGGCAAAGATATATCTCAAAAGGGAGGACCTGACCCATACCGGTGCCCACAAGATCAATAATGCCCTCGGACAGGCGCTGCTTGCAAGTATGATTGGGAAGAAACGGCTGATAGCAGAGACCGGTGCAGGCCAGCATGGTGTAGCAACCGCTACGGGCGCAGCCCTGATGGGCCTGAAATGTGAAATCTATATGGGCTCGGAGGATATGCAGCGGCAGGCCCTCAATGTCTTCAGGATGAGGCTCCTCGGGGCAAATGTGATAGAGGTCCCGGTTGGGTCAAGGACACTGAAGGATGCAATAAACGCGGCATTGAGGGACTGGACAACCAACGTGAGGAACACACACTATGTCCTCGGTACCGTTTTCGGTCCCCACCCCTATCCGGCCATGGTCAGGGAGTTTCAGTCCGTCATTGGGAGGGAGGCAAAAAAACAGATCCTTAAGTCCGAAGGAAGGCTGCCCGATTACCTTGTAGCCTGTGTTGGTGGAGGAAGTAATGCAATGGGACTCTTTCAAGCGTTCATAGGGGATGATGTGAAGATGATAGGTGTGGAGGCTGGTGGAAGGGGGATAAAATCGGGGATGCACGCAGCACGTTTTGCCGGCGGATCAGTGGGTGTCTTTCAGGGATGCAAGAGCTACCTGCTTCAGGATAAAGACGGTAACGTTCTCGGAACACACTCTGTTTCGGCAGGGCTTGATTATGCTTCGGTGGGGCCGGAACATGCATTCCTGCACGATAAGGGGAGGGTCAGATATACATACGCAAAGGACCGCGAGGCATTGAAGGCATTTGAGCTTCTTTCAGAGACCGAGGGGATAATCCCTGCCCTTGAGAGTTCCCATGCCCTCGCAGAGGTTACAAAGCTTGCTCCAAAACTCTCCAGGGACTCACTTATCGTTGTTAACCTCTCGGGAAGGGGAGACAAGGATGTGGCCTATGTGGCAAGGCTCAGGGGCATAGAGGGTATTCTTTAGTTTTAGTTCATTTCAGACAAGATTCCCGGACGAGAGTTTCTTTAACTCCCGTATCTCCATAAGCCTCTTAAGCAACTCGTCATGTTCAGTCACTCCCGTTATATCTACCCAGTGGATATCCCTTTCCTTTCTGAACCAGGTATACTGACGCTTTGCGTACCGCTTGGTTGCCCGCTTTACAAGCCACTTCACCTCATCAAGGTCTCTCGATCCGTTGAGGTAATCAACCACCTCCTTGTAACCGATTGCCTGAAGGGGTGTGTCAGCGGGGTTGCTCCTTAATATTCTCCTTACCTCCTCTACAAGCCCTGCGGCAAACATCTCATCAACCCGTTCTTCGATGATCCTGTAAAGCTCTCCCCTTTCCCTGGTGAGACCGATCTTTATAAAGCTGTACGGCAGGGGGGTGGTCAGCTCCCGCTGTAGTTCAGACATCGGCCTTTTCGTTTTTACTATTACCTCCAGCGCCCTTATGATCCTTCTCATGTCGGTCGGGTGCACCTCCTCAGCCCTCTTCGGATCCAGTTCCTGCAGTTTCCCGTAAAGCGTGCCGGGGTTTCTCTCTTCCGTATCATGGAACCTCTTTCTCAAGGCCCTGTCGGCCTCAGGGGCCTCAAATATTCCCCGGGTAAGGGTGCGGATATAGAGACCGGTGCCACCCACGATCAGGGGTATCCTCTCCTCCTTATGAAGACCCGCTATAACGGCCTTGACCATATCGACGTATCTCCCGGCACTGAAGGTCTCATCCGGATCCGCTATATCGATCATATGGTGCCTTATCCTGTCCCTCTCTTCCGGGGAAGGCTTGGCAGTCCCGATATCCATGCCCCTGTATATCTGCATGGAGTCTGCACTTATGATCTCTGTTTCGAGGTGTTCCGCAAGGAGAAGGGAAACGCCTGTCTTGCCGACAGCGGTTGGTCCAAGAAGGATAAGCACTCTCTTTTCAGCAGTCATACCCTCTAATGTAAAATTAAGTGGCAAGGAGTGTAAAGTCCTGTCCCTCTCCAACGTTGCCGATGGAAAAACCGGTGCGTTTAATGAGAAGGGTTCCGGGGCAAGGGGTTGCAATATAAGGGGTATACTGATTACCATAAGACTGTATGCAGTGGCAGTTTGTCCCGGTTCCATAAGCCCTTATATCCCATCCTCAAGGAGAGTGTATGTCAAGTGAATTTGTAACACACTGTGACAGGTGTGGAAAAGAGATCAAGGTGGTGAGGCAACAGCAGGAGGGTGGTGTCTTCTATCTCGTTCACGGCCTTTTCTGCGTAAATATCCCGGCTTTCTTCTGTGGAAGGGACTGTTTTGAGAAAACGGTGGCTACTGTAAAGACGTTTGACTATCTTGAAAAGGACGACGAAGGCAAGTCAATCCTCGACGTGGATGTAATGATCAACGAATCCCTGCTGCTTGACCGGATGCACGATATCGTCTACGAGGCTGATAACCCCCTTTATCCCACGCTTGTATTGCAGAGGCTCCTGGAGGTTGACCCGCAGAACACGAGGTTCCTCTATGCCCTTTCATCCCTGTATGTGGGGCTCATCAGCGCAGAGAATACGTCTTCTGAAGTAAAATATAAACTCAGGGAAAGGCTTGCAGAGGCTGAGGCCGACCTGAAGGCCCTCAGCCCGGCAGGATACGGAAGGTTACAACAAATCAGGGAACATTACAGTATTTAGATATGGAGAAAAACAGGCGATTGGTTTTTCACTGGAACAATGTACAGAGAAGCTGAATATGACATAGTGGTGATAGGCGGGGGACATGCAGGGTGTGAGGCTGCGCTTGCAGGTGCACGGATGGGGCTTCAGACCTGTCTCTTCACGATGAACGTGGATACAATTGCGCAGATGTCCTGTAACCCTGCAATAGGCGGTCTTGCAAAGGGACAACTGGTAAGGGAGGTTGACGTACTGGGTGGAGAGATGGCAAGGGTCACCGACAGTGCGGGTATCCAGTTCAGGGTTCTCAACAGGGGTAAGGGACCGGCCGTATGGTCTCTGAGGGCCCAGGCAGACAGGGTGCTTTACAGACTAAACATGCGGGGTGTTCTCGAAGAGGAGAAGAACCTCTTCATCAAACAGACTTCAATCGAGAAGATCGTTGTTAAAGACGGGGGTGTTCTGGGGGTGCTTACCGCTCTCGGCACTTTCTATGCTGCAGGGGCTGTAATAATAACCGCCGGCACATTCCTGAAGGGATTGATCCATATAGGACTTGATACCCATGCAGCGGGACGGGCAGGCGAGTTTCCCTCTGTGGGGCTGTCCGACTCCCTGAGGGGCCTGGGGTTTAAGATGGGCAGGCTCAAGACAGGTACGCCACCGAGGATTGACTCAAAGACCATTGATTTTTCACGGACCTCTGAGCAGTGGGGAGACGTGCCGCCGCCGCCTTTTTCATACTCGACCTGTGCGATCGAAAATCCACAGTTGCCCTGTTATATGACCTACACAAACGAACAGACACACAGGATCATCCTTGACGGCCTTGACCGGTCACCGCTTTACAGCGGGAAGATCAAGGGGACCGGCCCCCGTTACTGTCCCTCCATCGAGGATAAGGTTGTACGCTTTTCTGAAAGGCCGAGACACCAGGTCTTTCTTGAACCTGAAGGGCTCAAGACAAAGGAATACTATGCAAACGGTATCTCAACCAGTCTCCCCTACGATGTGCAGGTGAGCCTTGTGAGGTCCATTCCGGGCCTTGAGGAGGCGGAGATAATGAGGCCGGGGTATGCAATCGAGTATGACTTTGTGTTTCCCACACAGCTCAAACATTCCCTTGAGACAAAGATGATAGCGGGGCTCTTTCTTGCCGGACAGATTAACGGGACCTCGGGGTACGAAGAGGCCGCTGCACAGGGCCTGATGGCCGGAATTAACGCCGCTTTAAAAATAAAAGGAGAGACACCCCTTATACTTAAACGCCACGAGGCCTATATTGGTGTCCTGATTGATGACCTTGTTACCAAGGGAACCACCGAACCGTACCGGATGTTCACATCCAGGGCGGAATACCGTCTCCTTCTGAGACATGACAACACCGATCTCCGTCTCCTTGCCAAGGGATACGGGGTCGGGCTCGTTGATGAGGAACGTTATGAGAGGTTCCTCGAAAAGAAGGGGATGCTTGATTCCGAGTTGAAGAGACTCTCGATGCAACGGGTCTGCCCCGAGGAGGCCAACCGGATGCTTAAGTCCCTCAATACCACACCTATCAAGGAGCATACCCCTCTTGAACAGCTCCTTAAACGGC
This genomic window from bacterium BMS3Abin08 contains:
- the kdsD_1 gene encoding arabinose 5-phosphate isomerase KdsD, yielding MTVMSKEYSLIEIARDVLSKEAEAITSLMERLDENFEHAVRSIFSSRGRTVVMGMGKSGLIGKKIAATLSSTGTPAVFLHPAEAGHGDLGMVTRDDVVLAISNSGETEEIIILIPFLKRFDVTLISLTRPGSTLAGVSEIVLDVSVTEEACPMGIVPTASTTAALAMGDALAVALLLRRGFKEEDFAVFHPNGSLGKKLLVKVEDLMHTGDAVPVVDSEAVMTDVTVEMSSKRLGMTIVCDGSGRIAGVITDGDLRRGIQKWGEGFFKMKAGEVMTKGPRVIDRGSLAAKALSVMETHSITALIIPDIEDRPMGIIHLHDILKKGIV
- the trpB_1 gene encoding tryptophan synthase beta chain yields the protein MGKVNNRGYFGDYGGRFAPETLIPALEELEEAFKKIKRDREFQREFRSLLSDYVGRPTPLYFAKRLTEHLGGAKIYLKREDLTHTGAHKINNALGQALLASMIGKKRLIAETGAGQHGVATATGAALMGLKCEIYMGSEDMQRQALNVFRMRLLGANVIEVPVGSRTLKDAINAALRDWTTNVRNTHYVLGTVFGPHPYPAMVREFQSVIGREAKKQILKSEGRLPDYLVACVGGGSNAMGLFQAFIGDDVKMIGVEAGGRGIKSGMHAARFAGGSVGVFQGCKSYLLQDKDGNVLGTHSVSAGLDYASVGPEHAFLHDKGRVRYTYAKDREALKAFELLSETEGIIPALESSHALAEVTKLAPKLSRDSLIVVNLSGRGDKDVAYVARLRGIEGIL
- the miaA gene encoding tRNA dimethylallyltransferase yields the protein MEPGQTATAYSLMVISIPLILQPLAPEPFSLNAPVFPSATLERDRTLHSLPLNFTLEGMTAEKRVLILLGPTAVGKTGVSLLLAEHLETEIISADSMQIYRGMDIGTAKPSPEERDRIRHHMIDIADPDETFSAGRYVDMVKAVIAGLHKEERIPLIVGGTGLYIRTLTRGIFEAPEADRALRKRFHDTEERNPGTLYGKLQELDPKRAEEVHPTDMRRIIRALEVIVKTKRPMSELQRELTTPLPYSFIKIGLTRERGELYRIIEERVDEMFAAGLVEEVRRILRSNPADTPLQAIGYKEVVDYLNGSRDLDEVKWLVKRATKRYAKRQYTWFRKERDIHWVDITGVTEHDELLKRLMEIRELKKLSSGNLV
- the mnmG gene encoding tRNA uridine 5-carboxymethylaminomethyl modification enzyme MnmG, whose amino-acid sequence is MYREAEYDIVVIGGGHAGCEAALAGARMGLQTCLFTMNVDTIAQMSCNPAIGGLAKGQLVREVDVLGGEMARVTDSAGIQFRVLNRGKGPAVWSLRAQADRVLYRLNMRGVLEEEKNLFIKQTSIEKIVVKDGGVLGVLTALGTFYAAGAVIITAGTFLKGLIHIGLDTHAAGRAGEFPSVGLSDSLRGLGFKMGRLKTGTPPRIDSKTIDFSRTSEQWGDVPPPPFSYSTCAIENPQLPCYMTYTNEQTHRIILDGLDRSPLYSGKIKGTGPRYCPSIEDKVVRFSERPRHQVFLEPEGLKTKEYYANGISTSLPYDVQVSLVRSIPGLEEAEIMRPGYAIEYDFVFPTQLKHSLETKMIAGLFLAGQINGTSGYEEAAAQGLMAGINAALKIKGETPLILKRHEAYIGVLIDDLVTKGTTEPYRMFTSRAEYRLLLRHDNTDLRLLAKGYGVGLVDEERYERFLEKKGMLDSELKRLSMQRVCPEEANRMLKSLNTTPIKEHTPLEQLLKRPEVKYTFIRAISPPPFEVDDELEKVIETEIKYKGYIKRQIEMVERMNRVGNRPIPPDFSFDDIPGLSKEIIGKLTEIRPVNVGQASRIPGVTPAAIALILVALGKRHAHRVSGQPDAGAARRVIPSR